The segment AAATGATGACATTCTAATATGGATATATTGTGTTAATTAATAtgtatcattaaaataattttaccaatCAGTTTTTGCTATTTGAGTGTAGTTactataaataatacaaataattttgtgTGTATTATTATACGCACAAAATTATttgtgtggggccggagcgaaagcacagcgggtagggcgtttgccttgcacgcggccgacctgggttcaatccccggcatcccatatggtcccccaagcactgccaggagtaattcctgagtgcaaagccaggagtaacccctgagcatcgctgggtgtgaccctaaaagcaaaaaaaaaaaaatttgtgtgtaGAGTGGCACTTTTAAAAGTCATCCCTCTTACCTTCTTCCTTTgttatttcaaagaaagaaatattctgaACTCTCTTATCCAGTTTTCCCCCTTCTAGTCACTGCtaaaatttaaaaggtaataTAGAAAGTCAAATTTTGTGgccaattatttataattttcataaatttattcacaataattcattacattcaatattccaacaccaatcccatcacaattataccttccccaccaccattattttggattttcccaatcaccacccaagcctgtcctcAATAgtagaccctaaataatttattttgtattgcttgttatgaataatccactaaaaatgatcaaaacattttccttagaagaaagtgaaaattgttgtatcccATCCTGGAGCAATTGagttcttgtataagagattactaacatgctgttataggttgaaccttgtgttctaatattattttttattgagatcagttgtcttctactttacaccccatccgaTGTGGTGTGATACTTCTGGTACATCAATAGTACAGAGTATGAAAtgtcgtgtggccacaaatgcagcctcacactctaggaattctaaaattctgaatgggtgatacagctggagttaaatttttaactggatggtgacttcagggtctggaggcatctctgcagcttagtGATCTCTTCTGCCATTTATTTGCGAATCTCTAGTTCATGGTGTGGCCAATATTTTCTAAGAGAATTAAGTACACAGGTAGAAGATGAAAGTCTTTGTTCAAATTTTCTACTTATTGGATTattgcaataatatttttaaaggaatggaTGAAGAATAGTCATTATTGGTGTGAACCTATAGAGGGGACTATGTGTACATGGAAGATTAAAGACAGAAACAAGAattattctgggctggagtgatagtacagtggggagggtacttgctttgcttatgcctggtcaacctgggtttggtacCACATACGGTTTACTGaggccctgccagcagtgattcctgagtggagaaccaggagtaaaccctaaaagTGACAGACAGAAGTGCCCcgcctaaaaaaaaaataataacaattatttctgggaagggcacacacacacacacacacacacacacacacacacacacacacactgaaaataGGACAAAGAAGGAATTGCATCTCCAATCTTTCTCTAGGTTTTCAACCTACTTTTCTTTTGGCTACTCTATCTCTTTTTCATAAGGACCAATCTAGATCATTCCCTTGATGTAATAATGGCTACTGAGAAGATGAAGAACAAACTGCTGGAAGATGAGGAGGGTGACATGGATGCAGCCGATATAGGAAAAATAAGCTACATGGAAAGATGTTTATCTACGTTGAAAGAGGCCTTAGTGCTTAGACATTTTTTAATCTTCTACTCAAATCCACTACCTTTTGTGTACGGAATAAAACTAATGGACTGAATTATGGAAGAAATAATGGAATAAAAACTGCTGCTTATGGTAGAATATCAATACTCATACcattaatatttatagaaaaatgggagtttctctgaaaaatatatttttcaacagggataaagaagaaaaaaacatgagGTCATTGTTTATCAACCTAAAGAAGTTCTGAATCCCTCTTCCAAAGTAACGAATTGTTGCAAACCGCTGTGGTGAAAGAGCTTTCAGAAAGCATGCATGACCAGACTTGTCAGCAACCAGTCACTCTCGGCTATGGCAAGAAAACCAGGTAAGAAATTCTTCATATTAACACCAAGATAAATATTCCagttactattatttttcttgttgttggGAACATAAAACTGGGCATGAAATGAAATACTTAAATATTAACTATAAGGAGGTACCGGCAATGTTCACCAACAgagttttgtttatgggccacaccctgcggtgctcaggacttactcctggctctgtgatcagggaacactcctggtggggctctgggaccaaactgggtgctggggatgaaaggTAGGTCGCCCGAGTTTCACCACCGtattcctctgtactatctctgcagttcCAGTTCCAATAAAGTTTACAGGTGATAAACTGATTTTGCCTCATGATATTAAATTTTACTTCTCATTAGTCCTTAGGCACTGATTTGACAAAGAATTAGATGGTTCGACTAAAAGTcgatccattttttattttaataaggctTTTTCTTTAGGCATAATCTGACATTGTATTTGTGAAGGTAgataaaattgtttcatttaaaaaagaaaaaaagcgtGATTCTTAAATATCCCTGATTGTTGGGGACAAGACCTATGATTTAAAGAGCATTAATGAAAAGCTTTTGAGGTGCTAGAGAAATGCCTTGCAAGGACAAGTCCTTTGATGGACAAGCTCCATCCTGAGAATCTCTGATCCTGTGAGAACCTTGGGCTGGTGGcggccctggtgacccccagcatccACTGGACAGAGCAACACTACAGCCTGGCCCCTAGCTTTGAACTTGTGTTTACAGTTCATTGCAAAGTGGTCCCCAGACTCCCTGTGCATGTATTGggaaccccccatcccttccaaAAAAAGAGGTGCTGGGATGAAATGGATGGGATATTAGGCTTTTATATGGCAAATATGGTAAGCACCtgaattattaaaacaaattatcttAAATCTTAGAATTTCATGCCCCTGCGAAGGTGTAAATTTCAACACCTGATTCGTGCCAAGTGAAGGCATTTTCTAGAACAAGCTCAACTGGCTGAAGTATTGCATTTTCACCAGGGCGGATTCTGTCGACTACAAAAACtttctagaggggctggagcgatagcacagcgggtagggtgtttgccttgcacgtggccgacccgggttcgattcccagcatcccatatggtcccctgtgcaccgccaggagtaattcctgagtgcagatccaggagtaacccctgtgcatcgccaggtgtgatccaaaaagcaaaaaaaaaaaaaaaaaaaaaaaaactttctagaacgtgttttttttttcttacttgcaATGTAATTTCCACACTGTAACGCCCACCCGTGTGGTTCCACTCTGTCTATCACGGAGGCAAAGACTTTCCATCTAGGGGTTCCCGGAGTTCCAATTGGTTCACCGAGGGCCCAACCAATAGAAATGGGGGGAGCCCACATCAGCCTCTCGTTTCTTTCCCTCACTTCTCGGGGCGCTTCTCCCCATACACCTGGCGACACTGAGAGGCGCGCAGGGCGAGGGACGCGGGAGAAGCTCGGGGGAGAATGCGCTCGCGGCTGCCTGCCGGGAGCCTGCTCTGCGCCTGCGCGGTGCGCACGCGCGCCTCATTGGCCCCCGCCGGCCCACGTGACAGCCACGCCCAAACGGCCGCGGCTCGACGCGGTCCCCGCGGTCCCCGCGCTGCCGTCCCCGCAGGTGCCGCGCAGGTGCCGCACAAGCTCCGGAggcctggggggaaaaaaatgaaaattaaaaggccTCGAGTCCCGAGGAAAACTCTTACGGAGGAAGCCGAGCATCTCTGCGAGGATCCCTTCTCCCCCAGCGACGTTTGTCCCGGGCCGCAGCGCCGGGACACTGGCAGTCCCAGGCCGTTAGTGGCCTGAAGGTGACTGGCTGAACCCCAAAGCCGCTGTGGCTCAGGGGGAAGCTACACACAGAAGcttaattgggggggggggagcgaaAAGGAAACTCCCCCTAACTCTGGTGTGAGAAACGGTCACGCCATGGgctttttgttggttttatagttttccttaGGAAAGTTGAGGGGGTGGgtgtccctgtggtgtgaggggGATGAGAACCTCGGGGAAACGGGACCGGAAAACCAGATGGGCCGAGtgaaacccccccaccccgcagcgcTCCTCTCGTTTGAACCCGCCCTAAATTACCGACGGGAGAGGCCATGGGAAATAAAGcccctcccccgagcactgtgggtggGAGCAGCAGGTACAGGAAGTGACGGACCGGGCCTGAGGCATCCTGGCATCCTCTGTCCCTCCGAACAGTGCTCGTTTTCGGTTTCTGTCATGTTCAGGTTCTAAGACTCAACCCCAAGACCCTGgatgtgctgggggcggggggtgtgttGCACGCAGCCTCGAAAGCCCCAGGCTGTGGCTACACCCCAGAAACTCTCCTCCACTCCTCTACTtacctctttaaaaaattttccatacaacccccccaccccaccccaaaatttACGATCTGCTATATTCCAGTCACTGCTGGGTTCTTAAGGTGACAAtggtgtttaaaaataataacagccTCTTTCCTCCTGGAGGGTTGGATGGGCTGCAGGAGGCAGGTACTggtcaatcacacacacacacacacacacacacacacacgcacacaggagGCAGGTGCTGGTCAATCACATACACACAGGAGGCAGGTACTGGtcaatcactcacacacacacacacacgcacacacacaggaggTAGGTGCTggccagtcacacacacagaggaggcaGGTACTggtcaatctctctctctctctctctctctctctctctctctctctctctctctctcacacacacacacacacacacacacacacacacacacacacacacacacacacagagtgtcaGGTATAACGTGGTAAGTGGTAAAAGAGGCCCAAAGGTTATCCTGGGGTTTTGATGTAGCAGAGAGGCTTCCTTCCATTGAGATGAAATCCTGGACGGAGACCTGAAGAGGCTAAGGGAGGTGGGAGCTGCAGACAAAGAGAGCAGCCTGCGTAAGGGAGAGCAAGTCACTTCTTCCCTTTCAGTAACTGCAAACCCACCCATTTCAAATCACTGTACCTGTGTTCATCTTGCCTCTGAGTGGAAGACACTCAGTGGAAGATACTTCTTTTTTTCAGTCAGTTTCAAGTTCTCAGGGAGTACTTCACTGAacctaaaataattattatagacATTATGTATCCCAAAAGTAATTATGTTAATATATGCCTTTAATGTGTATTATTACCTTTTTTACAAATAGGCAATAATTAGAACAAAATGTAGAATATGTGTAGTCATAGAGCTAATAGTgctatgtagatatatatatatatatatatatatatatatatattccaaatgGTGAGAGATCATAATGTCTTGGAAGATTTGTATAAGGTTTCTTTGAGACTGTAACATTTGAGATATGCTTCTAAGGTAAGATTTGGTCATAGGGAGAATATAGTTCAGTTACAGTAGGTGGTTCAAGAAGAGTCAGGAGATGGTGCAGATAACATTCTAAGGACCTTGGAAATCAATCCAGTGAGTTTgtaggaaaaaaattgagaaaaatattttatttaagatttaagactttttaaagatattttaaagtttaaagtagtttagttggcctctgggatcatgctcgtgcagcagcagaaaggccacacatgtgtggccgctgcgcttaaatctcggcggagggcggggccggtaGCCCCCACCCCTGGGTTCTCCCCCGTCCTGCAGCAGCCGGCTGATACCTCCATTTTGTACTCAAAAAGCGGTGATCACCATGCTGTGCCCGGAAAGGAAAGGTTGAGAGAaagaaacccttcccccctggcaccgcatggggcagtggctcagttcacagtctagaggcatttctgcctgcatagccccacgccagccgaggagaggaaatatccttctttctcagttttttttcccttttcggggagaagcggcgtggcatccgccatattatgaggtctattaagcaggtacgaacttggtggcactggaaggagaaaaaaagaaaaaaaaattatgtacttcgAATAGCAGGAgttcatatctcttcactctcagcagtggaaaactaattatcaaatgcaactaattatcaaatgcttccttagcagtagggctgtcttttttggggggaaactccaacaacaatagtgagttttgtgttgaaatatggaatgtaatcaaggtaaagagaaaatgaagtgaaatttatcagttacacaggcgggggtaggggcgcggggggtgggaggtatactggggattttggtggtggaatatgggcaatggtgaagggatgggtgtttcagtattgtacaactgagacataagcctgagaactctaactttccacatggtgattcaataaaacaaataactttttgttaaaaaaagatatttttaagtttacCTTGGAAAATTTACATTATACCCAAAGGTTGCAATAATGAGACTATGGCTACTCATATACCCTTCACATGACTTTAccttgtgtgtgcacacgcatacacatgcacatatgctgccagggatcaaatccagtggCCAGAAccttatacatgcaaagcatctgctctaccactgagtcacatctttttgcttgtgtgcatgtgtggtcgcatttgctttctctttctctgcaacTCCCCCTTGCCACACTGATATACAAGCatgtttttcctcttcctcctccatcccctgtcactttatttaaacctgtggtttacaaagtcgttcatgatgatttgttacaggccttcaatattccaactccagtcctaccaccattatcACCTTGTctctaccattgtctccattttccaatcacccctcaagcctgcccttaTAGCAAGCCaatagtaatttattttacatatagcaaatgatcaaaaaattatttctgcagaaaaaaatttGCAAAAGTTGCTTTATCTCACTATGAGGGCGTTAAGTCCTCGCCTAAGAGTTTTTCTAAGCTGTTGTTCCAAgtgaagccttctgtgttaatgtttttgtgagTTGACATTTGGTTGGCTTCTGCGTCACATCCCATCCAACCTGGTGCACTACTACTGGGATGTctgtgttgtagagtttggacatATTGCACGGCTGAAAATACCACTGCGCGGTCTAGAAAACACAGTATGTTTTACTCTGAGATAAAATTGAAGACATACTAGCTTCATCTCTAAATAATTTACCATTTTGCCTCCCAAGaacaaaggttttttttctaCATAACCACAATACAATTGTAATATTACTgtgatagttttaaattttaattgtaaataatttattcaatgaTTGTTAACAGATGCTGTGAGTTTTAAGTAGCTTGACCCTTAAAATGTAACTGACATATTGAAAGTGTTGAGTAAgttttaaacatgttttaaattttattgttaaaaattacAGGATATGCGAAGGTATATTGTGAAAatctttcctgtattttcttattgaatttgCTCAGTTTCTACTCTTGTCACTTAAAATCATAGGTTACCATAGTATTTAGATTATtagattatttattaattttatttatgcaaaTGCAACTAAttgtaaacatattttttattccctttattcttATTTCAAGGGGATTATTAAGTACTGATCTTGTTGTCTCACTTAACTATATGATCAGGATATCATTTTGCATTAATACATGGAAAGCCTCCGCATTCCTTTTTATAGGGTCGTTATATTTCATTTTGTGGGTAAATTCTAACTGATTTAAGTTTGGGTTTTTCCCATGACTAAACACTGAAATCAATGCTACAACAAATTTGCTACAGCAATTGTGAGAGTATCTCTAGTCTTAAAAGTGTAAATGTGTGATTGTGTATTATTgttgtttcataattttaaatgaaaattatcttCAAGATAAACTTAAAAGATttggctgttttatttatttttttgttttaataacttATAAGAGAAGAGAGCATTTTTACCCAAATTATAATATACTTTTATAGCCCATTGTCTTCCTACTGTATATTTATCATTATAGTGAACAATATCTGTTGAACACCATTTATTTATAATGTACTCAGCTAGGTCTCAGATTTCTGGAATTGATACATGTCCAGAGGGTTCACTATCTGATTGGTCAGACATgcacaaaatattaaattagattTCATAATGCAAAACATACCTCTCAGTTCTTTCTTGCGCCTATCTCCAAGTCTGTCTTTCTCTGCCCCTTTCCCTAACTAGCCCCAAGGCTTGATggctttcttcctttattccaaGATCTATTACTAGAGGATAGACTCAAGGAGGCTACAAATATAAGGAAGGACTTGGGTGAGTTTCTGCTAATTCTTGTACCTTAAGGAAAATAAGGGTGAACTCGGTCGAGTTCCTACGCTGCACAAGCAACTACCCTGTCAGAACCACGTGGTAAATGCCGGGCCATATCTGTGTCTATTTGATGTGCTCAGCCTAGGAATTAACCACTGCCACCATGTTCTCAGGGGAATTATGGAATTTAGACAGGGATGATATTTAGCTCTTTAAGGTCAAGAAAAATATATGGAAGTGGCCTCAAGCTAGGGAGGTGGTTCTTTGTCTTTAGGAGGAACGAATATATGCAGAACTTCAGTAACCGCTGTTTCTCTCCAATTCCAGTTCCATCAGGAGAGTAATGAAAGTAGATAACAGCAGAGATATTTGTTAAGATATGTGGGCATGAGAACACTCAAGGGAGAGTTTGGGGTGAGGGTTTTTAAGGAGTTTTAAGGGTCTTTAAGGGCTTTTAAGGAGGGTTGTTGAGATACCCAGACAGCGGAGTATGCATTAGGGTTTGGCATGAGTCATACAATTGGAATGGTGCAGAAATTGGACGTTTTTTATAAGGACTGCATGGTTGCTCATACATTTTATGTATAATTAGCATCATATTCAACTATGGGATGTATAACTTAATATGTATTTTGGTTTACTGAGGAGGAAAGTGAAATAGGGTTATGGTTCAATCCATCGACTATGCCCCGGATCTGACAGGAAGTTTCTAAGGCTGCCTTGGGTATGTCTCAAggtccctttatttttctttagaccCAGAGCTAGTCcactttgtttcttatttttcacacTGCTACTCCTTAACACATTCATTACTAGTATGTATTTAATTTGTATTCTCTCTCCCTAATGCAGATGGTATATTTGTATTTCCTATCTGACAGTTAGACAATTAAACTCATGGTGTAAATCATTATGcttttgatagcacagcagggctggccctaaaacatattttgaaagttGATATTTAGAGGACATCTCCACTTGGTTACTCTTATGTCTCCCAAGTCAGAAAATTTTCCCTATCCATATAATCTGTTACCAAGCTCAATTCAGATATTATCTTCTTTGGTACATATTCCCTGATTCTCTAATGCAGACCTTGATTTTACTTGGACATGTTGGATTGAGCCTTATGTCTCTCTCCCGCTAGAATCTTTGAGGAAAAAGGTATAGGGAATCTTGTTCAAGGACTATGGAcaaaaacactaaataaaaaaatctgttctaaaaGTCACTACTAACTACATATAGGTTATTGAGCACTTAAATATGGCAAGAGCAGttaataaaaggaatttttaatttatttgattttaagtttaaaaattgatcctttgatttttggggggaaattaAGTATGCTTTTAATAATTTGGATATATGAATATACGTTTTAAACTATAAACTTTATGAAATCTAACTACAGATCAAGGTTTTCCAGTGAAAAGTTAGCACCTGAATTGAGATATTctgtaagtataaaataaacaCTGGACTCAAAGACTtgagtataataaaaatattgtaaagcatatcattattttatattaattatatttatatttatataattttaatatgtaaatatgttaattgaaaatatatatatattacccatATTAGATTTACCTAATTTCAccactgaaaaaatttaaatgagtaattaaaattatatttccatCATACATAGTTAATACATTTCACTAAAAGGCTTTGCTTTTTTATAGTCTTTATGATGATGCAATTTCAGCCTCTTACTGATTAAGACAGTTTTTGATGACTAGTGAGCAATTTACAGTAGTTAATGAGATTATCTCTTTTAAATTGTTTCCATTAAAATCAGATCACAATCTACCTTCTCAGTCCAAGGATAATAGCATTGGCCAGAACCATAACCAGGAAGAAATAATCCCCAAGTTGGCCATGCAGCTAAGAAACATTGGGGACACCATCAATCGTAGGATGGTTCATGAGGTGAGTGACTCTTCATTTTCCCTGGAAAGGGCCTATTAGGTAGGAGAAACCAGAGAGAACAGTGACTGGGAACTAGAAGAATACATGGATTAGTAAGATACCAGCCCACCAAacattagattttaaaataatggagCTGGTAATGTAGCTCAGTGCTAGAGCATGAACCTTTCATGCATGAAGCCCTcagttctacccctggcactacaaaaaaataataaattgcaaAGAAACAAACACTGTGTTAACCCACTAATcttcccgccctcctcccccggataaacaaaaataaaaaataaattaaaaatgtgaacTTAAATCAGAGCCAGTATTTGGTTTCATATTTGCTATTCAAACTAGGGTCAATAGAGTAACGGCTTCAATATCACTTGGCAGCAAAtcaaatatatgaaattttagtTCCCATTCCACAACAGTGGAATCAGAGCCTACTTTTTTACACACACCCCAGGGAATTTGTGTGCATATTGAAATATGAAAAACTTTGCTCCACTCCCCTCAAATAAAGGTGTACTGGAGCTACAGACACACCAGGAGAGATTCTGATTTATAGGAATGAGGTGTGATCTGATCAGGCATTTGAAAATATTGCCTTGTTCAGAGAAACTCTGCCTGAGATTGCTTTCTCCTTGAACCACTTCAAAGATTATGACCTAAGCCAGGATTTCTTATACATGTTTTCTCTTCATGACCCCTTTTCACATAAGAAATGCAATTTGTGCATCACTACCAGAAATGCCTGATTCATTACACAGTTTATTCAgaatttagttttaattattgtgtcttcagaaaccttttactgctGCC is part of the Sorex araneus isolate mSorAra2 chromosome 2, mSorAra2.pri, whole genome shotgun sequence genome and harbors:
- the PXT1 gene encoding LOW QUALITY PROTEIN: peroxisomal testis-specific protein 1 (The sequence of the model RefSeq protein was modified relative to this genomic sequence to represent the inferred CDS: substituted 1 base at 1 genomic stop codon), which gives rise to MATEKMKNKLLEDEEGDMDAADIGKISYMERCLSTLKEALVLRHFLIFYSNPLPFVRKKHEVIVYQPKEVLNPSSKVTNCCKPLWXKSFQKACMTRLVSNQSLSAMARKPDHNLPSQSKDNSIGQNHNQEEIIPKLAMQLRNIGDTINRRMVHEDLQQEGRDALARFVIFFFGGVDRFLHFLWNNHLM